The Nitrospira sp. genome window below encodes:
- a CDS encoding MogA/MoaB family molybdenum cofactor biosynthesis protein, translating into MTTPTHQEHKSHAPASIGCMIITCSDTRTPDSDASGQLIQKLLREQGHSVVSYHVVKDEPGQILFQITLGTANDAIRAVIVNGGTGISRRDSTFEAIDGLLEKRLSGFGEIFRLLTYQEIGSSAIMSRATAGIVKDRVVFSIPGSENAVRLAMQKLILPELGHLVGELTK; encoded by the coding sequence ATGACAACACCAACTCATCAAGAACACAAAAGCCATGCACCGGCCTCAATCGGGTGCATGATCATCACCTGCAGCGATACCCGCACGCCCGACAGTGATGCCAGTGGTCAGCTGATTCAGAAGCTTCTCAGAGAGCAAGGCCACAGCGTCGTCAGTTATCATGTGGTGAAGGACGAACCTGGGCAGATCTTATTTCAAATCACCCTCGGTACCGCCAACGACGCGATTCGGGCGGTCATCGTCAATGGTGGAACCGGCATTTCCAGGCGAGATTCTACGTTTGAGGCGATCGACGGATTATTGGAAAAGCGGCTCAGCGGATTTGGAGAAATCTTTCGCCTCTTGACCTATCAGGAGATTGGGTCGTCTGCCATTATGAGTCGAGCAACAGCGGGTATCGTGAAGGACCGCGTCGTATTCTCTATTCCAGGTTCAGAAAATGCCGTCCGCCTCGCCATGCAGAAGCTCATTCTCCCCGAGCTTGGGCATCTGGTCGGAGAACTCACCAAGTAA
- a CDS encoding bifunctional precorrin-2 dehydrogenase/sirohydrochlorin ferrochelatase, which yields MAANPGFPLVLDVKGWPVVVIGGDEEAAEKSQRLLDSGARVTVISPTLNEPLRHLAASGKIIHRGRFFRDADLEHAILMLNTIRGDRDFAQMLLAQSREKGVLLWSVDYPEASSVTMPAVVAAGHVRIAISTSGMAPALSGFMKEDLEHILDTEFIEFVEWLGQLREQAKVDEPDAEKRRALLHEALDGFRFLGRVHYPKVWLDKRSQPATDLQSHTDTQ from the coding sequence ATGGCTGCCAACCCTGGGTTTCCGCTCGTCCTAGACGTCAAAGGCTGGCCTGTTGTCGTCATCGGTGGGGATGAGGAGGCTGCGGAGAAATCCCAACGTCTCCTGGATTCTGGAGCACGAGTCACCGTCATCAGTCCAACGCTGAATGAACCACTGCGCCATCTCGCAGCATCAGGCAAGATCATCCATCGTGGTCGTTTTTTTCGCGATGCAGACCTGGAACATGCGATTCTGATGCTCAACACGATTCGTGGCGATCGCGATTTTGCGCAGATGCTTCTGGCTCAATCTCGAGAGAAAGGAGTCCTGCTCTGGTCTGTCGACTACCCAGAGGCAAGCAGTGTCACGATGCCGGCGGTGGTGGCCGCAGGTCATGTCCGCATCGCCATCAGTACAAGCGGGATGGCTCCGGCTCTTTCAGGGTTCATGAAGGAGGATCTTGAACATATCCTGGATACGGAATTTATTGAGTTTGTGGAATGGCTGGGGCAGCTGCGTGAACAGGCCAAAGTCGATGAACCGGATGCCGAGAAACGCCGCGCACTCCTCCACGAGGCATTAGACGGATTTCGATTCCTCGGTCGTGTACACTATCCCAAAGTCTGGTTGGACAAACGATCCCAGCCTGCGACAGATCTACAATCTCATACTGATACACAATAG
- a CDS encoding gamma-glutamylcyclotransferase, with amino-acid sequence MKFFLYGDLLNTSQLTRRAPEHRFLHLATLADHTVKFCRWSSQWRCGLASVVHSVGEKTWGGVFELTDEDVAIMDQFEQDVPQGAYRHLQVTVSTEGGEKELVTTYAAKPIGKFKPKDHYLDWVLKGLKQWKFPEEVIQQWESYRPR; translated from the coding sequence ATGAAGTTCTTTTTGTACGGCGATCTTCTTAATACCTCGCAACTCACACGACGAGCCCCGGAACATCGGTTCCTGCACCTGGCGACCTTGGCCGACCACACGGTAAAGTTTTGCCGATGGTCGTCACAGTGGCGGTGTGGGCTCGCCAGTGTCGTCCACTCGGTGGGTGAAAAGACCTGGGGTGGCGTGTTTGAACTGACGGATGAAGACGTCGCGATCATGGATCAGTTCGAACAGGATGTGCCCCAGGGAGCCTATCGCCATCTGCAAGTCACCGTCTCGACCGAGGGTGGAGAAAAGGAACTGGTGACCACCTATGCGGCAAAGCCAATCGGCAAGTTCAAACCCAAAGACCACTATTTGGATTGGGTATTGAAGGGCCTCAAACAGTGGAAGTTTCCGGAGGAAGTCATTCAACAATGGGAGTCGTATAGACCACGATAG
- a CDS encoding (2Fe-2S) ferredoxin domain-containing protein: MPKPKYHILVCTNSRPPGHPKPSCGSAGASQLLMAFNMGLMQRAVPPGEVLVSATGCLGPCEQGPTVVVYPDNTWYSKVTETDVATILDEHVAKGTPAAQLNPDAVWK; this comes from the coding sequence ATGCCAAAACCTAAGTATCATATACTCGTGTGCACAAATTCCCGCCCTCCTGGACATCCCAAGCCGTCATGTGGATCGGCTGGCGCTTCCCAGTTGCTCATGGCTTTTAATATGGGGTTGATGCAACGTGCTGTTCCACCCGGAGAAGTATTGGTCAGTGCCACAGGATGTCTTGGGCCATGCGAGCAAGGTCCCACGGTCGTGGTGTATCCGGACAACACATGGTATTCTAAAGTCACGGAAACCGACGTCGCCACGATTCTCGATGAACATGTGGCGAAGGGAACACCAGCTGCTCAATTAAATCCTGATGCTGTATGGAAATAG
- a CDS encoding zinc-binding dehydrogenase — protein MKVVLFREHGGPDKLSYEDLPMPQIGPQEVLIRVKACALNHLDIWIRQGNPAYSIPLPHVGGSDVSGIVEQVGTQVEGVSLDARVFVSPGISCWQCEYCLAGRDNMCRSYHLLGTKTHGGYAEYVKVPFRNILQMPENLTFEQAAAFPLVSVTASHMLFPLAGLQHGETVLVMGAGSGVGMMAVQLAKLAGSRVLATVGSDDKVPKGVVLGADAVINHTREKVSDRVRMLTEGRGVDVVIEHIGPEVWTSCLDSLARGGRLITCGATTGAEVTLNLRDLYSRQLTVKGSYMGTRAELAKAAELIGQGRLMVVVDRIFPLREARAAQELMLSRKFFGKIVLAC, from the coding sequence ATGAAGGTCGTGTTGTTTCGTGAGCATGGTGGGCCCGACAAGTTGTCGTATGAAGACTTGCCCATGCCCCAGATCGGTCCACAGGAAGTGTTGATTCGGGTCAAAGCCTGCGCGCTCAACCACCTCGATATTTGGATCCGTCAGGGGAATCCTGCCTATTCCATCCCCTTACCCCACGTCGGCGGCTCAGACGTCTCGGGCATTGTTGAACAAGTCGGCACTCAGGTCGAAGGGGTGTCCCTCGATGCCCGTGTCTTTGTCTCACCGGGAATCAGTTGTTGGCAGTGCGAATACTGCCTCGCTGGCCGGGACAACATGTGCCGGAGTTATCATCTTCTTGGCACCAAGACGCATGGGGGCTATGCCGAATACGTGAAGGTGCCATTTCGGAATATCCTTCAGATGCCCGAGAATCTGACATTTGAACAGGCCGCAGCTTTTCCACTCGTGTCCGTCACCGCGTCCCATATGTTGTTTCCACTCGCCGGTCTTCAGCATGGCGAAACCGTACTCGTGATGGGGGCGGGGAGCGGGGTCGGGATGATGGCGGTCCAACTAGCCAAATTGGCCGGGTCTCGGGTGCTGGCCACAGTCGGCAGCGACGACAAGGTGCCCAAGGGCGTCGTCCTGGGAGCTGATGCGGTGATTAATCACACCCGAGAGAAGGTGTCCGACCGTGTTCGGATGCTGACGGAAGGACGAGGCGTCGATGTGGTCATTGAACACATTGGTCCGGAGGTCTGGACGAGTTGTCTAGACTCACTCGCGAGAGGCGGACGGCTGATCACCTGTGGGGCGACGACCGGCGCCGAGGTCACATTGAACCTACGCGATCTCTACTCTCGTCAACTGACGGTCAAGGGATCCTATATGGGCACGCGTGCAGAACTAGCCAAGGCCGCGGAGCTCATAGGGCAGGGACGATTAATGGTTGTCGTCGATCGTATCTTCCCACTTCGAGAGGCCCGTGCAGCTCAGGAGCTGATGCTCAGCCGGAAGTTTTTCGGTAAGATCGTGCTGGCCTGCTAA
- a CDS encoding HNH endonuclease — translation MEMTLLLNATYEPLRVVHWQKAIALLWQGKVEVLEVYDREIHGISLSIKLPAVMRLLKLVKLKDSHRAVKFSRINIFTRDGYCCQYCNRKFRTEELTFDHVVPIAKGGKKTWENIVTACWRCNNRKSGRTPEEANMKLKKRPMKPRWSPVITITIGIRNTPESWRDYLYWNMELDADSAET, via the coding sequence ATGGAAATGACCCTCCTACTTAACGCGACCTACGAACCTCTGCGGGTCGTCCATTGGCAAAAAGCGATCGCGCTCCTGTGGCAAGGGAAAGTTGAAGTCCTGGAAGTGTACGACCGGGAAATCCACGGGATTTCGCTGTCCATCAAGCTGCCCGCTGTGATGCGGCTGCTGAAACTGGTCAAGTTAAAAGACAGCCATCGCGCCGTCAAGTTTTCACGTATCAATATTTTTACCCGAGATGGGTACTGTTGCCAATACTGCAATCGCAAGTTTCGAACCGAAGAACTCACCTTTGATCATGTCGTGCCGATCGCAAAGGGAGGGAAGAAGACGTGGGAGAACATCGTGACCGCCTGTTGGCGCTGCAACAACCGCAAAAGTGGACGGACTCCTGAAGAAGCCAACATGAAGTTGAAGAAGCGCCCGATGAAACCTCGTTGGAGCCCCGTCATTACCATCACGATTGGCATTCGCAATACACCGGAAAGCTGGCGTGATTATCTCTATTGGAACATGGAGTTGGACGCGGATTCAGCCGAGACGTAA
- a CDS encoding CBS domain-containing protein: MPTVAQIATKRPKSIGPKTSIASAAKTMRQARVGSLFVKKGRKMVGIVTDTDIVRQAVATGKPLGKLTVEKIMTAPICTIEGNQSVDDAQDMMADLGVRHLGVTKNGDITGVVSVRDLLSFYKRYAQSKISDEMGYSEPKISQD, from the coding sequence ATGCCTACCGTGGCACAGATTGCGACAAAACGTCCCAAGTCGATCGGTCCCAAGACCTCGATTGCCAGCGCGGCCAAGACCATGCGCCAAGCGCGAGTCGGCTCGCTCTTCGTGAAGAAGGGTCGGAAGATGGTCGGCATCGTGACCGACACGGACATTGTGCGGCAAGCCGTGGCAACCGGTAAACCGCTGGGGAAACTGACCGTTGAAAAGATCATGACCGCACCGATCTGCACTATTGAGGGGAACCAGAGCGTCGATGACGCACAGGACATGATGGCCGATCTGGGCGTGCGTCATCTCGGCGTGACAAAGAACGGCGACATCACAGGCGTGGTGTCTGTTCGTGACCTCTTGTCCTTCTATAAACGGTATGCCCAATCGAAGATTTCTGATGAGATGGGGTACTCTGAGCCAAAGATCTCACAAGATTAG
- a CDS encoding MTH1187 family thiamine-binding protein yields the protein MVLLEFSMSPLGKSESVGKYVARSLDIIDKSGVSYRLNPMGTVLEGDWEQVFSVVQTCYERMKKDCNRISCTIKVDYRKGHSGRLQSKMASIEKTLKRRVKR from the coding sequence ATGGTTCTACTGGAATTCAGCATGTCGCCGTTAGGAAAGAGTGAGAGTGTCGGAAAGTATGTCGCCCGCTCGCTGGACATTATCGATAAGAGTGGAGTGTCCTATCGACTGAATCCCATGGGAACCGTCTTGGAAGGGGACTGGGAACAGGTATTCTCGGTGGTGCAAACATGCTATGAGCGGATGAAAAAAGATTGTAACCGTATCTCATGCACGATCAAAGTCGACTATCGCAAAGGCCATTCCGGCCGTCTTCAGAGTAAGATGGCCAGCATTGAGAAGACGCTGAAACGAAGAGTGAAACGATAG
- a CDS encoding radical SAM protein → MSSNGLVQIDGLVPIKKEDRKKSKVMLLFPPEWVPTAPYLALPSLTAVLRQAGHTVIQRDINIGMWDHFFSMDFLIWVKARIGMQLRSLQDREKTGVLGFLTERDIDQKALLEQADTVDVFDLAERVEDAKRIVRGERFYDAELLEGALNTFRETMTYISAAYFPASLVFYPMESNLGYRPGVSKEVFACLEDEQVNVYRDLCNQLVMPEIAKEKPDVVGISIGTQMQLLAGLTFAKMIKETFPDIHLVVGGNVITRLHEDLLHHERFFTEVFDSAILYEGEHALLWLIEALNGQRPLSSVPNLIYRNDSGLHRNSEVYTEKTTALPLPDFEGMPLDRYFVPELIIPYLATRGCYWGRCTFCDHGQGYFDQYRGMPAQLVIDQIKVLRDKYQCRHFLFSDESYPPALFKKVSQLLVDQNVGIKWTTLIRFEETLQDQATWDLAARAGCCTLYYGMESANERVLNLMDKHARKHVIERNLQMASKSGIWNHVMAFYGFPGETLEEAMETRQFVLDHQPVIHSLELFYFVAYRHTPMVRHPEQFGITIHTQEEYDLPLDYYYTLNDPSTLSCLDAMQLCEEFYNRDFHPWAVRVNSREHVFLYISKFGTNQLPQIYARQTQPVGSREGVSGLVTWPVAQSQGDEGMSRVTSHDVE, encoded by the coding sequence ATGAGCAGTAACGGACTTGTTCAAATAGACGGGTTGGTTCCGATCAAGAAGGAAGATCGGAAGAAGTCCAAGGTCATGCTCCTGTTCCCGCCGGAGTGGGTGCCGACGGCGCCGTACCTCGCGTTACCTTCGCTCACCGCCGTCTTGCGGCAAGCCGGGCATACGGTCATCCAGCGAGACATCAACATCGGCATGTGGGACCACTTCTTCAGCATGGACTTCCTGATCTGGGTGAAGGCACGGATAGGGATGCAGCTTCGATCACTACAGGATAGAGAGAAGACAGGTGTGCTTGGGTTTCTGACCGAGCGCGATATTGATCAGAAGGCCCTGCTCGAGCAGGCCGATACCGTCGACGTGTTTGATCTTGCAGAGCGAGTGGAAGATGCCAAACGGATCGTGCGCGGCGAGCGGTTCTATGATGCGGAATTGCTGGAAGGAGCGCTCAACACATTCCGCGAGACGATGACCTATATCTCCGCCGCCTACTTTCCAGCTTCGCTCGTCTTCTATCCGATGGAAAGCAATCTTGGCTATCGACCCGGAGTCTCGAAAGAAGTCTTTGCCTGCTTAGAAGATGAACAGGTGAACGTCTATCGAGATCTCTGCAATCAGTTGGTCATGCCGGAGATCGCAAAAGAGAAACCGGACGTGGTCGGTATTTCTATCGGCACACAGATGCAGCTGCTGGCCGGCCTGACCTTCGCCAAGATGATCAAGGAGACCTTTCCAGACATTCACCTCGTGGTGGGCGGCAATGTCATAACCAGACTCCATGAAGACCTACTTCATCACGAGAGGTTTTTCACTGAAGTCTTTGATTCAGCTATTCTCTATGAAGGTGAACACGCGCTGCTCTGGCTCATTGAAGCCTTGAACGGCCAGCGCCCGCTCAGCTCTGTCCCGAACTTGATCTATCGAAATGACTCGGGTCTTCATCGGAACTCTGAGGTCTACACTGAAAAAACAACGGCGCTGCCCCTGCCGGATTTCGAGGGGATGCCGCTTGATCGCTACTTTGTCCCCGAACTCATCATCCCCTACCTGGCGACGCGCGGTTGCTACTGGGGACGCTGTACCTTTTGTGACCATGGACAGGGGTACTTCGATCAATACCGTGGGATGCCTGCTCAGTTGGTCATCGATCAGATCAAGGTGCTACGAGATAAATACCAGTGCCGGCACTTCTTGTTTAGTGACGAATCTTATCCGCCGGCGTTGTTCAAAAAAGTCTCTCAGTTGCTGGTTGATCAGAACGTTGGGATCAAGTGGACGACGCTGATTCGATTCGAAGAAACGCTCCAAGACCAAGCGACCTGGGATCTTGCCGCCCGGGCAGGCTGTTGCACACTCTATTATGGAATGGAGTCCGCCAATGAACGCGTGTTGAATCTAATGGACAAACACGCTCGGAAACATGTCATCGAACGGAACCTCCAGATGGCATCGAAGTCTGGGATCTGGAACCATGTCATGGCGTTTTACGGGTTTCCGGGAGAAACGCTCGAGGAAGCGATGGAAACACGGCAATTCGTCCTTGACCATCAGCCGGTGATTCATTCGCTGGAACTCTTCTATTTCGTGGCGTACCGGCACACGCCGATGGTACGCCATCCGGAGCAATTCGGAATTACGATTCATACGCAGGAAGAATACGATCTCCCACTCGACTACTACTATACCCTCAACGATCCCAGCACACTCTCGTGCCTCGATGCCATGCAGCTGTGCGAAGAATTCTACAACCGCGATTTTCATCCATGGGCCGTGCGAGTGAACTCGCGGGAGCACGTGTTCCTCTACATTTCCAAGTTTGGGACGAACCAGTTGCCACAAATTTATGCCCGACAGACACAGCCGGTTGGATCTCGGGAAGGGGTCTCAGGCCTGGTGACATGGCCGGTGGCGCAGTCCCAAGGAGACGAGGGGATGTCGCGCGTCACCAGCCACGATGTTGAGTGA
- a CDS encoding cobalamin-dependent protein (Presence of a B(12) (cobalamin)-binding domain implies dependence on cobalamin itself, in one of its several forms, or in some unusual lineages, dependence on a cobalamin-like analog.), producing MKVEYSKGNRASKELILLNRQQFEASSERKRKVMLIFPPDWFPSEPYLSLPSLTAVLRQAGHAVIQKDINCEMWDWYFSEDFLKKILRRVPQQLDRLRKLSKKRELSEAEMEVQLRLCDITHHRMAELIQNAQASKRIIRSEQFYDIDKLEWSLQVFREVMSVISLVYFPARICMPPMETNLSYKVFVSSEIMDAIHDTQVNIYRDVFEYLVKPAIEAEQPDVIGISIVLQQQMFSTMTFCALIKQHFPHIHITIGGNTVTRLRDVLPQSPLFQYFDSAVVYEGETAFVQLVSAVGAKRSLAEVPNAIYKDETGVHTSTTSYAEDLATLPPPDFDGLPLEKYFVPTKILPYLATRGCYWGRCEFCDHGEGYTAGYRSKKIQDALADIQFLRDKYSTRHFHFTDESYPPALFRKLTRGLIESRMGIHWTTHMRFEKSLLDEQVWQEAKGSGCKYLHFGYESGVERVLQLMDKATTTEVMTKHLTLTAQAGIWNHCMGFFGFPGETKEEAWQSVQFLEQNKDHVHSLGFGTFDLGRHNPVAKHPERWGVTAYKNPEWDLALDYYYTVKNGMSIEEAERVFEQFERHHNPGWDLRLYIREYIFLYISRFGLEKLADLQFQSVKTTGVTPTLAGKMS from the coding sequence ATGAAAGTCGAGTATTCGAAGGGCAATCGAGCCTCCAAGGAGCTAATTCTCCTCAATCGCCAACAGTTCGAAGCCTCCAGCGAACGGAAGAGGAAGGTGATGCTGATCTTCCCGCCCGATTGGTTTCCGTCTGAACCTTATCTTTCCTTACCATCCCTCACTGCCGTTCTCCGCCAGGCGGGACACGCCGTCATTCAAAAAGACATCAACTGCGAGATGTGGGACTGGTACTTCAGCGAGGACTTCCTGAAAAAAATCCTCCGTCGAGTCCCGCAGCAACTCGACCGCCTACGGAAGCTTTCAAAGAAGCGAGAATTGAGCGAAGCCGAGATGGAGGTGCAGCTCAGGCTCTGCGATATCACCCACCACCGGATGGCAGAGTTGATCCAGAATGCTCAAGCTTCAAAGCGTATTATCAGAAGCGAACAGTTCTATGATATCGACAAGTTAGAGTGGTCTCTTCAGGTGTTTCGTGAAGTCATGTCGGTTATTTCGCTCGTCTATTTTCCAGCGCGAATTTGCATGCCCCCGATGGAGACGAATCTCTCCTACAAAGTCTTTGTCTCGTCCGAGATCATGGATGCGATACACGATACGCAGGTCAACATCTATCGGGATGTGTTCGAGTATCTGGTGAAGCCGGCGATCGAAGCGGAACAGCCGGACGTGATCGGGATTTCGATCGTGCTTCAGCAGCAGATGTTTTCCACGATGACGTTTTGTGCCCTTATCAAGCAACACTTTCCGCATATCCACATCACGATCGGCGGCAATACGGTGACTCGGCTTCGCGACGTGCTCCCGCAGTCGCCCTTGTTTCAGTACTTCGACAGTGCGGTTGTCTATGAAGGGGAGACGGCTTTTGTCCAGCTAGTATCGGCGGTAGGGGCCAAGCGGAGCCTGGCTGAGGTCCCCAACGCAATCTATAAGGATGAGACAGGGGTCCATACGTCGACGACGAGTTATGCCGAAGACTTGGCAACTCTGCCGCCGCCGGACTTCGACGGCCTCCCGCTTGAGAAGTATTTCGTGCCGACGAAGATTCTGCCCTATCTGGCAACACGCGGCTGTTACTGGGGGCGCTGCGAGTTCTGTGACCATGGCGAGGGGTATACGGCAGGGTATCGATCAAAGAAGATTCAGGATGCCCTCGCGGACATTCAATTTCTGCGAGACAAATATAGCACCAGGCATTTTCATTTCACCGACGAGTCCTATCCGCCGGCGCTGTTTCGAAAACTCACGCGAGGATTAATCGAGAGCCGGATGGGCATCCATTGGACGACTCATATGCGATTCGAGAAGAGCCTCCTTGATGAGCAGGTCTGGCAGGAGGCGAAGGGGTCTGGGTGCAAATATCTCCACTTCGGCTATGAGTCCGGCGTGGAGAGGGTGCTACAGCTCATGGACAAGGCCACGACAACGGAGGTGATGACGAAACACCTCACGCTCACGGCACAGGCGGGGATCTGGAACCACTGTATGGGTTTTTTTGGTTTTCCTGGGGAGACAAAAGAAGAAGCCTGGCAGTCAGTGCAGTTTCTCGAACAGAACAAGGACCATGTGCACTCGCTCGGGTTCGGCACGTTTGATCTCGGACGGCACAATCCGGTGGCGAAGCATCCTGAGAGGTGGGGCGTCACGGCCTACAAGAATCCGGAGTGGGACTTGGCACTGGATTATTACTACACCGTCAAGAACGGGATGAGTATCGAAGAGGCTGAGCGGGTCTTCGAGCAATTCGAGCGACACCACAATCCGGGCTGGGATCTGCGTCTCTATATTCGGGAATATATCTTCCTCTATATCTCAAGATTTGGGTTAGAAAAACTGGCTGATCTCCAGTTCCAATCAGTTAAGACGACCGGGGTGACTCCCACGCTTGCGGGAAAGATGTCGTAA
- a CDS encoding PhzF family phenazine biosynthesis protein — MTEHRSLQFYQADVFTNQPFGGNPVAVFPDAEGLNDDQLQRIAREMNLSETVFVFPPTDPAAVARLRIFTPTQEIPFAGHPVIGTFYVLAHLKRISVTDGITRVTQECNIGLFPIEVHSEQGAVVRIVMAQPKPEFLEPITAVDELYLIAAALGIPKHVIADAKWPLQVVSTGLPVLIVPVRTLTAARSINPDASAIIKVCERFGANGMMVFTTVTVESFASVHARMFAPKIGILEDPATGSAGGALGAYLVQNGVVEVGPTTEILIEQGYEIDRPSRILVQVKSEDDVIQGVTVGGQCVLVVEGMLRF, encoded by the coding sequence ATGACCGAGCACCGCTCACTACAGTTCTATCAAGCCGACGTCTTCACGAACCAACCGTTCGGCGGCAATCCCGTCGCCGTCTTTCCTGATGCCGAGGGGTTGAACGACGACCAATTACAACGGATTGCGCGGGAGATGAATCTCTCGGAGACCGTGTTCGTCTTTCCGCCGACTGACCCTGCCGCGGTTGCGCGGTTGCGCATTTTCACCCCGACCCAGGAAATTCCCTTTGCCGGTCATCCCGTAATCGGGACGTTTTATGTTCTGGCCCATCTCAAGCGGATCTCCGTCACGGACGGCATTACCCGCGTGACGCAGGAATGTAACATCGGCCTATTCCCCATCGAGGTTCATTCCGAGCAGGGAGCTGTGGTGCGAATCGTCATGGCTCAGCCCAAACCAGAATTCCTTGAGCCGATCACGGCCGTAGACGAGCTCTATCTGATCGCTGCCGCACTAGGCATACCCAAACACGTGATTGCCGATGCAAAATGGCCGCTCCAAGTCGTCTCAACAGGTTTGCCGGTCTTGATCGTGCCGGTTCGAACATTAACGGCTGCACGGTCGATCAACCCCGATGCGTCGGCCATCATCAAGGTCTGCGAGCGCTTTGGCGCCAACGGCATGATGGTCTTCACGACGGTAACGGTTGAGTCATTTGCGTCGGTCCATGCACGGATGTTTGCACCAAAGATCGGGATCTTGGAGGATCCGGCAACCGGGAGCGCCGGGGGAGCGCTGGGGGCCTATCTGGTCCAAAACGGGGTGGTGGAGGTCGGCCCTACAACGGAGATCTTGATCGAGCAGGGGTATGAGATCGACCGTCCGTCTCGAATTCTTGTGCAGGTCAAATCGGAAGACGATGTCATTCAAGGCGTCACGGTCGGCGGGCAGTGCGTCTTGGTTGTAGAGGGAATGTTACGGTTTTGA
- a CDS encoding Rieske 2Fe-2S domain-containing protein → MNDFVRVARRHEIPPGTGRTVAVDGIWIALFNVDGLFYAIDNSCPHAGGPLGEGNLCERVVECPWHGWKFDVTSGERVGNPNFQVTCCEVRVQGDDIQIAIPPSLREPV, encoded by the coding sequence ATGAATGATTTCGTTAGAGTCGCCCGCAGGCACGAAATTCCGCCCGGCACTGGACGCACCGTCGCGGTCGACGGAATCTGGATCGCTCTCTTTAACGTGGACGGACTATTTTATGCGATCGATAACAGTTGCCCTCATGCGGGTGGTCCGCTCGGAGAAGGCAATTTGTGCGAAAGGGTGGTCGAATGTCCCTGGCACGGATGGAAATTCGACGTGACCTCCGGGGAACGAGTGGGAAATCCTAATTTCCAGGTGACGTGTTGCGAGGTGCGTGTTCAAGGGGACGACATTCAGATCGCCATTCCACCATCTCTACGAGAGCCGGTTTAG